Proteins encoded in a region of the Acidobacteriota bacterium genome:
- a CDS encoding alpha/beta fold hydrolase, whose translation MTPKIICVFLIAFIASLTATAQQLPTPTEGDFIIRDFKFESGETLPELRLHYRTLGKPERDASGKVTNAVWIGHGTGGTGRQFLSRQFAGVLFGEGQLLDISKYFIILPDGIGHGQSSKPSDGLRAKFPKYNYNDMVTAQYRLLTEHLGVNHLRLVMGTSMGGMHTWVWGEKYPDFMDALMPLASLPVQIAGRNRYFRRMVIDSITKDPEWNNGEYKQQPRGLIAANYTLLIMSSIPLQQQKQASTREEADKMFDNAVANATNGKDANDMLYQFDASRDYNPQPLLETIKAPILAINSADDQVNPPELGVAEREIKRVKRGRFILIPISDQTRGHGTHTLPALWKQYLAELLEESKSPAQR comes from the coding sequence ATGACCCCCAAAATCATTTGTGTTTTTTTGATCGCGTTTATTGCCAGTTTGACCGCAACAGCGCAGCAACTGCCTACGCCGACCGAAGGCGATTTCATCATTCGCGATTTCAAGTTTGAAAGCGGAGAAACGCTGCCGGAATTGCGGCTGCACTATCGGACTTTGGGCAAACCCGAACGCGACGCTTCGGGCAAAGTCACCAATGCCGTTTGGATCGGGCACGGCACGGGCGGCACCGGCAGGCAATTTCTGTCTCGTCAGTTTGCGGGCGTATTGTTTGGCGAAGGACAACTGCTCGACATCAGCAAATACTTCATCATCCTGCCCGACGGCATCGGGCACGGCCAATCGTCAAAACCGAGCGACGGGTTGCGCGCGAAATTTCCAAAGTACAACTACAACGACATGGTCACGGCGCAATATCGGTTGTTGACTGAACATCTAGGCGTGAATCATTTGCGATTGGTGATGGGGACTTCGATGGGCGGAATGCACACCTGGGTATGGGGCGAAAAGTATCCTGACTTTATGGACGCGCTGATGCCCCTTGCCAGTTTGCCGGTGCAAATCGCCGGGCGCAATCGGTACTTTCGGCGAATGGTGATTGATTCCATTACCAAAGACCCCGAATGGAACAATGGCGAATATAAACAACAACCGCGCGGATTGATCGCGGCGAATTACACGCTGCTGATTATGAGCAGCATTCCGTTGCAACAACAGAAACAAGCGTCAACGCGCGAGGAAGCTGACAAGATGTTTGACAACGCCGTGGCCAATGCGACGAACGGCAAAGACGCGAACGATATGCTGTACCAGTTCGACGCTTCGCGCGATTACAACCCGCAGCCGTTGCTGGAAACGATCAAAGCGCCGATTCTGGCCATCAACTCCGCCGATGACCAGGTCAATCCGCCGGAACTCGGCGTTGCCGAACGCGAAATCAAGCGCGTCAAACGAGGGCGCTTCATTCTGATTCCGATCAGCGACCAAACGCGCGGCCACGGCACGCATACGCTGCCCGCGCTGTGGAAACAATATCTGGCTGAACTGTTGGAAGAATCCAAATCGCCAGCCCAACGTTGA
- a CDS encoding VWA domain-containing protein, translated as MKAKGKRQKANGKIWLALLFTIFVSSAIVCAQSPTRDQGKPQKPTTKETPGDTIAIDTSEVLLPVTVRDTTGQFATNLKAEDFIIYEDEIQQPISSFALKRLPVHVVLLIDTSSSVAHELEDFKFAALNFINQLDPDDQICLIRFDDKVELVQDWTGNRVTLKRAMNRLGSGMFTKFNDALYLAAKEQLGKVTGRKAIIVLTDGIDSGRGSVTPDRAFRTLIEEETAVYVVSKTRIQGQSDREKLEYYQKNYSASAANQLRIEGLKMSLDELEKSEMYLMRIAEETGGRIFLPESFDDLGSAYQQVADELRSQYVIFYTPTNPARDGGYRSVRVKVKTPGYRATTRFGYYPK; from the coding sequence GTGAAGGCAAAAGGCAAAAGGCAAAAGGCAAACGGCAAAATTTGGCTGGCTTTACTCTTCACGATTTTTGTCAGTTCGGCGATAGTTTGCGCCCAATCCCCGACGCGTGATCAGGGCAAGCCGCAAAAACCGACGACGAAGGAAACTCCGGGAGATACGATTGCCATTGACACTTCTGAGGTCCTGTTGCCGGTCACGGTCAGAGATACAACCGGGCAGTTTGCCACCAACCTGAAGGCCGAAGATTTCATTATTTACGAAGACGAAATTCAACAACCGATCTCTTCATTCGCGTTGAAGCGATTGCCGGTTCACGTCGTGCTGTTGATTGATACCAGCAGCAGCGTGGCTCACGAACTGGAAGATTTCAAATTCGCAGCTCTGAATTTTATCAATCAACTCGATCCTGATGACCAAATCTGTCTGATTCGGTTTGACGACAAAGTCGAATTGGTTCAGGACTGGACCGGCAACCGCGTCACGCTGAAACGCGCAATGAATCGGTTGGGAAGCGGGATGTTTACCAAATTCAATGACGCGTTATACCTGGCCGCCAAAGAGCAGTTGGGAAAAGTTACAGGTCGAAAAGCGATCATCGTTTTGACTGACGGCATTGACAGCGGACGTGGTTCGGTCACTCCCGACCGGGCATTTCGCACACTGATCGAAGAGGAAACCGCAGTTTACGTGGTCAGCAAAACTCGAATCCAAGGCCAATCCGACCGCGAAAAGCTTGAGTATTACCAGAAAAATTACTCCGCATCGGCGGCCAATCAATTGCGGATTGAGGGGTTGAAAATGTCGCTGGATGAGCTGGAAAAAAGTGAGATGTATCTGATGCGCATTGCCGAAGAAACCGGCGGCAGAATCTTTCTGCCGGAAAGTTTTGACGATCTGGGCAGCGCTTACCAGCAAGTCGCCGATGAACTTCGCAGCCAATACGTCATCTTTTACACCCCGACAAATCCGGCTCGCGACGGAGGTTATCGTTCCGTTCGCGTCAAAGTCAAAACGCCTGGGTATCGCGCAACAACCCGGTTTGGGTATTACCCGAAGTAA
- a CDS encoding penicillin acylase family protein gives MKPTKFFAAITLTFLSVVSLDRLRVAGQAKSDLTAKAQSVLSQTSGTLKLSGLQKPVRVLRDEWGIAHIYAESQDDLFFAQGFVAAQDRLWQLDLWRRQGEGKLAEILGPSAIERDKFARLVRYRGDMKTEYESYAPDAKQIIEAFVRGVNAQIALVKASSKLPIEFQLAGYEPEAWTPEVCLTRMAGYVMTRNASTEIQRAVFARQHGTEFVDEWVETDPKRKLEIPEGLDLAGIDSRILAGATAAGAAVNFAPNPNSNDGSNNWVIDGTISATGKPLLANDPHRQIALPSLRYMVHLVAPGWNVIGAGEPGLPGVAAGHNERIGFGFTIVGIDQQDLYVEEVNPSNPNEYRWQGKWQPLRVEREQLKVKGEAKPREIELKFTTHGPVVYEDKERHRVYALKWVGSEPGTAGYLASLSLNRAKNWPEFLKALERWKVPSENLVYADVDGNIGWVAAGMTPIRKGWSGLMPVPGNGKYEWQGFLSLKDLPQSYNPAKHFIATANHNILPPGYTRELGYEWSNPLRFRRIDEVLRSNNGKFSVEDFERLQHDDTSLLARELTAMLKEAKGAPSELQPFVEMLTQWNCRLNKDSAAAALYESWLPKLAPAIFRSQVPDSAWRTIGRTVQPSKTMAALRTASPQWFGKDAVANRNALLWKTLAEAVADAKKQFGNDPAKWRWGSLHVAPFVHPLSTDAERKTFFDLPSAERGGDANTVFATGGGPGFRQSHGASFREILDVADWDRSVGTNVPGQSAQPGSKHYGDLLPLWAEGKYFPLLYSKAKVEAMAQNRLTLEPK, from the coding sequence ATGAAACCTACAAAATTCTTTGCTGCAATCACCCTGACGTTTCTCTCAGTTGTTTCGCTTGACCGTTTGCGCGTTGCCGGCCAAGCCAAAAGCGACCTGACCGCGAAAGCGCAAAGCGTGCTTTCGCAAACCTCCGGCACATTGAAACTTTCCGGTTTGCAGAAACCGGTTCGCGTGCTCCGCGACGAATGGGGCATAGCGCACATTTACGCCGAATCGCAGGACGATTTGTTTTTTGCGCAAGGCTTCGTTGCTGCACAGGATCGGCTCTGGCAATTGGATTTATGGCGGCGACAGGGCGAAGGCAAATTGGCGGAAATCCTTGGCCCCAGCGCAATCGAACGCGATAAGTTCGCGCGGCTGGTTCGTTATCGCGGCGATATGAAAACCGAATATGAATCCTACGCGCCGGACGCCAAACAAATCATCGAAGCTTTCGTACGCGGCGTAAATGCGCAAATCGCGCTGGTCAAAGCTTCCAGCAAATTGCCGATTGAATTTCAGCTTGCCGGGTACGAACCGGAAGCCTGGACGCCCGAAGTGTGTTTGACGCGAATGGCCGGGTACGTCATGACCCGCAATGCCTCGACGGAAATTCAACGTGCCGTGTTCGCGCGCCAGCACGGCACAGAATTCGTGGATGAATGGGTCGAAACCGATCCGAAACGAAAGCTGGAAATCCCCGAAGGACTTGATCTTGCCGGAATTGATTCCAGGATTTTGGCGGGGGCCACTGCCGCCGGGGCCGCCGTCAATTTCGCGCCGAATCCAAACTCAAACGACGGCAGCAACAATTGGGTGATTGACGGCACGATAAGCGCGACGGGCAAACCGTTGCTGGCCAACGATCCGCATCGCCAGATTGCGCTGCCGAGTTTGCGATACATGGTTCATCTGGTCGCGCCTGGCTGGAACGTCATTGGCGCGGGCGAACCTGGGCTGCCCGGCGTCGCCGCTGGCCACAATGAACGCATCGGATTCGGGTTCACCATCGTTGGCATTGACCAGCAGGATTTGTACGTCGAAGAAGTCAATCCGTCGAACCCAAACGAATACCGCTGGCAAGGCAAATGGCAGCCATTGCGCGTCGAACGCGAACAATTGAAAGTCAAAGGTGAAGCCAAGCCGCGCGAAATCGAACTGAAATTCACCACGCACGGCCCGGTGGTTTACGAAGACAAAGAACGACATCGCGTTTACGCGCTGAAGTGGGTCGGCAGCGAGCCCGGCACGGCAGGCTATCTGGCTTCGCTGTCGCTGAATCGCGCGAAAAACTGGCCGGAGTTTTTGAAAGCGCTCGAACGCTGGAAAGTTCCTTCGGAAAACCTGGTGTACGCCGATGTAGACGGCAACATCGGCTGGGTCGCCGCCGGGATGACGCCGATTCGCAAAGGCTGGTCGGGATTGATGCCTGTACCCGGCAATGGCAAATACGAATGGCAAGGCTTTCTGTCGCTCAAGGATTTGCCGCAATCCTACAACCCCGCCAAACATTTCATCGCCACGGCGAATCACAACATTCTGCCGCCAGGATATACCAGAGAGCTTGGTTATGAATGGTCGAATCCGCTGCGGTTTCGGCGTATTGATGAAGTGTTGCGTTCGAACAATGGCAAATTCTCCGTCGAAGATTTCGAGCGATTGCAACATGACGACACGTCGCTGCTCGCCCGCGAACTCACTGCAATGCTCAAGGAAGCCAAGGGCGCACCGTCTGAATTACAGCCTTTCGTCGAGATGCTGACCCAGTGGAATTGCCGCTTGAACAAGGATTCCGCTGCCGCAGCATTGTACGAAAGTTGGCTGCCGAAATTGGCTCCGGCGATTTTCAGATCACAGGTGCCGGATTCGGCCTGGCGAACAATCGGTAGAACCGTTCAACCCAGCAAAACAATGGCAGCCTTACGAACCGCTTCGCCGCAATGGTTTGGCAAAGATGCCGTCGCCAATCGCAATGCGCTGCTCTGGAAAACACTGGCCGAAGCGGTTGCCGATGCGAAAAAACAGTTTGGCAATGATCCGGCGAAATGGCGCTGGGGAAGTTTGCACGTCGCGCCATTCGTGCATCCGCTTTCGACTGACGCGGAGCGAAAAACGTTTTTTGATCTGCCCTCGGCTGAACGCGGCGGCGACGCCAACACCGTATTCGCTACCGGAGGCGGACCAGGCTTCCGGCAAAGTCATGGGGCTTCGTTTCGCGAAATTCTGGATGTGGCGGATTGGGATCGTTCGGTGGGAACCAATGTGCCCGGTCAATCGGCGCAACCCGGCAGCAAACATTACGGCGATTTGTTGCCGCTGTGGGCGGAAGGGAAATACTTCCCGCTGCTTTACAGCAAAGCCAAAGTCGAAGCGATGGCCCAAAACCGCCTGACGCTGGAACCCAAATAA
- a CDS encoding lytic transglycosylase domain-containing protein has translation MQTHIERSEIVKVLAGVEVNDSVPALPKDVTLRFSTGNRNLDSLIVYDAAKYGVDPLLIYLVMREESGFNHRAVSRVGARGLMQLMPATAARLGVRNIHDPVENVDAGTRYLRMLIDMFGGDINLALAGYNAGEGAVLKYGRRIPPYSETVNYVWRINTAYRRAVGQ, from the coding sequence ATGCAAACGCATATCGAACGCTCGGAAATTGTGAAAGTGCTTGCCGGAGTTGAAGTGAATGATTCGGTGCCCGCCTTACCCAAAGACGTCACACTACGGTTTTCGACTGGCAACCGCAATTTGGATAGTTTGATTGTTTACGATGCGGCGAAGTATGGTGTTGATCCGCTGTTGATTTATTTGGTCATGCGCGAAGAATCCGGATTCAATCATCGCGCGGTGTCACGGGTTGGGGCGCGCGGGTTGATGCAATTGATGCCAGCGACTGCGGCGCGATTGGGTGTGCGGAATATTCATGACCCGGTCGAAAATGTAGATGCCGGAACGCGTTACCTTCGGATGTTGATTGATATGTTTGGCGGGGATATAAACTTGGCCCTGGCAGGGTATAATGCCGGGGAAGGTGCGGTTTTGAAATATGGGCGTCGTATCCCCCCCTACTCTGAAACTGTGAATTACGTCTGGCGAATCAACACTGCCTATCGCCGAGCAGTCGGTCAGTAA
- a CDS encoding sugar phosphate isomerase/epimerase — MSDLTRREWSKLALGSVAAAALPFDAFSAEKPNSKVKGVQIGAQSYSFRDRSLDEAIKGYLEVGLNCCELWSGHLEPKGVDRAGLRTWRLTTPPSFFTLVGEKFKKAGIDLYALNYSFRDDFTDEEINRGFEIAKALGAKCLTASSNVSTAKRVDPFAQKHKMRVGMHNHSNIRPNEFATPDDFTKAMAGNSEYICINLDIGHFTAAGFDAVDYLKKHHDRIVTLHIKDRKKNQGDNVVFGQGDTPIKEVLTTLQKTGWKIPANIEYEYKGADTVAEVKACYEYCRKALGS, encoded by the coding sequence ATGTCTGACTTGACCCGCAGAGAATGGAGCAAGCTCGCGCTCGGCTCAGTCGCCGCCGCAGCTCTGCCGTTTGACGCTTTCTCTGCTGAAAAACCAAATTCCAAAGTCAAAGGCGTACAGATTGGCGCGCAGAGTTACAGCTTCCGCGACCGTTCGCTGGACGAAGCCATCAAAGGATACCTTGAGGTCGGATTGAACTGTTGTGAACTGTGGTCTGGCCATCTGGAACCGAAAGGCGTGGATCGCGCGGGGCTTCGCACTTGGCGTTTGACCACGCCGCCGAGTTTTTTCACGCTGGTGGGCGAAAAATTCAAGAAAGCCGGAATTGATCTCTATGCCCTGAATTACAGCTTTCGCGACGATTTCACCGACGAAGAAATCAATCGCGGTTTTGAAATCGCCAAAGCGCTGGGCGCAAAGTGCCTGACCGCTTCCTCGAATGTCTCCACAGCCAAACGCGTTGATCCCTTTGCCCAAAAACACAAAATGCGCGTCGGCATGCACAACCATTCCAACATTCGCCCGAACGAATTCGCTACGCCGGATGATTTCACCAAAGCGATGGCGGGCAATTCCGAATACATCTGCATCAATCTGGACATCGGCCATTTCACCGCCGCTGGCTTCGACGCCGTGGATTACCTGAAAAAGCATCACGACCGAATCGTCACGCTGCACATCAAAGACCGCAAAAAGAACCAGGGCGATAATGTCGTGTTCGGCCAAGGCGACACGCCCATCAAAGAAGTTTTGACGACACTGCAAAAAACCGGCTGGAAGATTCCCGCCAACATCGAATACGAATACAAAGGCGCGGATACCGTCGCCGAAGTCAAAGCGTGTTACGAATACTGTCGCAAGGCGCTCGGCTCGTAA
- a CDS encoding cytochrome-c peroxidase — translation MNLNNNPPGSVPVKRPRAKLLKLMIGGLAIAGMVVAGYWAWQNDVSKSADLTTERITELAKTTAPGDRQAWLRLARAALAAEHVSQIAAPVEPRNNQGEASRVELGYQLFFDPVLSNDKTTSCASCHHPDYGMADGMVKGIGAGGRGYGAHRAGTGPELPRNTPSLFNVAFNNFQFWDGRVATLEEQVLVPLFAENEMNQHDLAELLKRLRAIPQYRELFVKAFGFKSKQDGSEINLQNIARAIAAFERKLNITETSYDHFVRGKDDALTIEQLRGLVVFLGQGQCAVCHTPPNFHDGVLASIGTTTSPDKNSPIDPDPGFGAVMRREDGFGMFKTPGLRNVERTAPYMHNGAFKTLEEVVEFYNDGGGRGRGQDAYSQDSKVAKLNLTEQQKKDLVAFLKGLNDLSPPPLVPASVPSGLPVVGK, via the coding sequence ATGAACTTGAATAACAACCCGCCTGGAAGTGTGCCGGTCAAACGACCGCGAGCCAAACTACTCAAACTGATGATTGGCGGATTGGCGATTGCTGGAATGGTCGTTGCTGGTTACTGGGCCTGGCAAAACGATGTTTCAAAAAGCGCCGATTTGACGACTGAGCGAATCACGGAACTGGCCAAAACGACTGCGCCGGGAGATCGCCAAGCCTGGTTGCGATTGGCGCGCGCGGCGTTGGCGGCGGAACATGTTTCGCAAATCGCTGCGCCGGTTGAACCGCGCAATAACCAAGGCGAAGCATCGCGAGTCGAACTCGGCTATCAGCTTTTCTTTGACCCGGTGTTGTCCAATGACAAAACGACTTCGTGCGCTTCGTGCCATCACCCGGATTACGGAATGGCCGATGGAATGGTCAAAGGCATTGGCGCTGGCGGGCGAGGTTACGGCGCGCATCGCGCAGGCACAGGGCCGGAATTGCCGCGGAATACACCCAGCCTGTTCAACGTCGCATTCAACAACTTTCAGTTCTGGGATGGCCGTGTGGCGACGCTGGAAGAGCAGGTGCTGGTTCCTTTGTTTGCCGAAAACGAAATGAACCAGCACGATCTGGCCGAGTTGCTGAAACGATTGCGCGCGATTCCGCAATACCGCGAATTATTTGTCAAAGCCTTCGGCTTCAAATCCAAACAGGACGGCAGCGAAATCAACCTGCAAAATATCGCGCGCGCCATTGCCGCGTTTGAACGCAAGCTGAATATCACCGAAACCAGTTACGATCATTTCGTCAGAGGAAAAGATGACGCTTTGACGATCGAACAACTGCGCGGGTTGGTGGTGTTTTTGGGTCAAGGTCAATGCGCGGTTTGCCATACGCCGCCAAATTTTCACGATGGCGTGCTGGCTTCGATTGGAACGACGACTTCGCCGGACAAAAATTCGCCGATTGACCCTGACCCCGGCTTTGGAGCCGTGATGCGCCGCGAAGACGGATTCGGCATGTTCAAAACGCCGGGTTTGCGCAACGTCGAACGCACTGCGCCATATATGCATAATGGAGCCTTCAAAACGCTGGAAGAAGTCGTTGAGTTTTACAACGATGGTGGCGGACGCGGACGTGGCCAGGATGCCTACAGCCAAGATTCCAAAGTCGCTAAGCTGAATTTGACCGAACAACAAAAGAAAGATTTAGTCGCGTTTTTGAAAGGCTTGAACGATCTTTCTCCGCCGCCACTTGTGCCTGCCAGCGTGCCGAGCGGCTTGCCAGTCGTTGGAAAGTAA
- a CDS encoding serine/threonine protein kinase produces MAAFDPTDVVRLCVSCKECYPPNQQFCRDCLVELIPVERIPYTINSRYQLERVLGRGATGIVFGATSLESGKQVAVKVIRASVIADPRAQDRFRREAQIALNFKNPQVAAVHDFGILQDATGYVVSEFVKGHSLRDEMKRINQYEVQAAVNLLSDICDALDASHKAGLVHRDLKPESIILPDKLADTGALMPSVVLIGFSYTKFASGKQFVPGTTARLQGRGQLPLRPTYLSPEQYRGEEADLRSDIYSLGVIAYEMLAGQPPFTAKRVGDFGVKLLNDKPQPLRHLNKDVNALLEGEILRALEKEPIDRPQRALEFKRDLTNSAHLS; encoded by the coding sequence ATGGCGGCCTTTGATCCGACAGACGTTGTGCGGCTGTGTGTGTCTTGCAAGGAATGTTACCCACCCAACCAGCAATTTTGCCGAGACTGCCTGGTGGAATTGATTCCGGTGGAAAGAATTCCGTACACCATCAATTCCCGCTATCAGTTGGAGCGTGTGCTGGGGCGCGGAGCCACCGGCATCGTCTTTGGCGCAACCAGTTTGGAATCCGGCAAACAAGTCGCCGTCAAAGTGATTCGCGCCAGCGTCATCGCCGACCCGCGCGCGCAGGATCGGTTCCGCCGCGAAGCCCAAATTGCCCTGAACTTCAAAAATCCGCAGGTCGCCGCAGTGCATGATTTTGGAATCTTGCAAGACGCCACCGGCTATGTGGTCAGTGAATTCGTCAAAGGCCATTCTCTGCGAGACGAAATGAAGCGCATCAACCAATATGAGGTTCAAGCGGCGGTCAATCTGCTTTCCGACATTTGCGATGCGCTCGATGCTTCGCACAAAGCCGGGTTGGTGCATCGCGACTTAAAACCGGAAAGCATTATTCTGCCGGACAAATTGGCTGACACAGGAGCCCTGATGCCGAGCGTGGTGTTGATCGGATTCAGCTACACGAAATTCGCTTCCGGCAAACAGTTTGTGCCGGGCACGACGGCTCGTTTGCAGGGAAGAGGGCAATTGCCATTGCGTCCAACATATTTAAGTCCGGAGCAGTATCGCGGCGAAGAAGCCGATTTGCGGTCGGATATTTACAGTCTGGGGGTGATTGCATACGAAATGCTGGCTGGGCAACCGCCCTTCACCGCCAAACGCGTGGGCGATTTCGGCGTCAAACTGCTCAACGACAAACCGCAACCATTGCGCCACCTCAACAAAGACGTGAATGCGCTGCTCGAAGGGGAAATCCTGCGTGCGTTGGAAAAAGAGCCGATTGATCGTCCGCAGCGCGCGCTGGAATTCAAACGCGACCTGACCAATAGCGCGCATTTAAGCTGA